The following proteins come from a genomic window of Paenibacillus swuensis:
- a CDS encoding response regulator transcription factor, producing MLVVDDEKLTREGLVERIPWSELGVTQVKEADDGTTAITLCATFTPDIILTDVRMSHMDGVEMSYLLVKQFPHCKVIFMSGYTDKQYLLSAIDLKALSYIEKPLNIKQMTETLKQAADECVESRKKQEREQQWSFKLQSALPLVKSEAALRLTERTVSSEELQRMMDEAGMTGIHATSSFRALPVWISLSPLTASDPINKPLFLETLDQVCRHRGFETLACFVDGRTVVAHLLSVVPDKEVWFQQTLRGVARDLVNQVEEHKLFLSLGAPADRAELIMSSTAAAREGLSHRFYQGYEGLVFMQTASTSFLDERTLDRWLAEFDGLLGKDTGQQVELFVQGIQSRCMEQAYLPVEQVKRIYARMAQKLSSTARKQGIPLGKYAQEDTALWETFIQYDLLEAIHGSLLEMVASFRDGHNTPKPSVDLVQQVHRYIFKHYQDEALTIPDISQHIFLTPAYLSSLYKQKTGQTLTQYITAYRIGQSIELLTQTDKSIADIAVSVGLQDANYFARIFRKHTGLTPSEFRKRTIS from the coding sequence GTGCTGGTAGTAGATGATGAGAAGTTAACAAGAGAAGGATTAGTGGAGAGAATTCCTTGGTCGGAGCTTGGCGTCACACAGGTCAAGGAAGCCGATGACGGTACCACGGCAATCACCCTCTGCGCAACGTTTACTCCGGACATTATATTGACTGATGTGCGCATGTCGCACATGGACGGAGTAGAAATGTCCTATCTTCTTGTGAAGCAGTTCCCTCATTGCAAAGTAATTTTCATGAGCGGATATACGGATAAGCAGTATTTGTTATCCGCCATCGACCTGAAAGCGCTGTCTTATATTGAGAAACCGCTGAATATTAAACAAATGACCGAAACGTTAAAGCAAGCCGCCGATGAATGTGTCGAAAGCAGGAAGAAACAGGAGCGTGAGCAACAGTGGTCCTTTAAGCTGCAATCCGCTTTGCCGTTAGTAAAGTCCGAAGCTGCGCTTCGATTAACGGAGCGAACCGTTTCAAGCGAAGAATTGCAGCGTATGATGGACGAGGCCGGCATGACAGGCATTCATGCAACTTCATCTTTCCGCGCCCTGCCTGTGTGGATTAGCTTGTCTCCTCTTACTGCATCCGATCCGATAAACAAACCGTTGTTCCTGGAAACGCTGGATCAAGTTTGCAGGCATCGCGGCTTTGAGACATTAGCTTGTTTTGTGGATGGGCGGACCGTTGTCGCGCATTTACTCAGCGTCGTGCCTGACAAGGAGGTATGGTTTCAACAGACGCTGCGGGGCGTTGCCCGGGACCTTGTGAATCAGGTTGAAGAACATAAGTTATTTCTCAGCTTGGGTGCACCCGCGGACCGCGCTGAGCTTATTATGAGCTCCACAGCGGCGGCGAGAGAAGGTCTTTCCCATAGGTTTTATCAAGGTTATGAGGGTCTTGTTTTTATGCAAACCGCATCAACATCCTTTCTGGATGAGCGCACACTGGACCGGTGGCTGGCCGAATTTGACGGTTTACTCGGCAAGGACACAGGGCAGCAAGTGGAATTGTTCGTTCAGGGCATCCAATCAAGGTGCATGGAACAGGCTTATTTACCGGTCGAGCAAGTGAAACGCATTTATGCGCGAATGGCTCAGAAACTGAGCAGCACAGCACGAAAGCAAGGCATTCCACTGGGCAAGTACGCTCAGGAAGATACAGCTCTGTGGGAAACCTTTATTCAATATGATCTGCTGGAAGCGATACATGGGTCACTGTTGGAGATGGTCGCATCGTTCCGGGATGGACACAATACTCCCAAACCAAGCGTCGATCTCGTCCAACAGGTGCACCGTTATATATTTAAACATTATCAGGATGAAGCATTAACGATCCCTGACATCAGTCAGCACATATTTCTTACTCCGGCGTATTTAAGCTCATTGTACAAACAGAAGACCGGACAGACGCTTACTCAGTACATTACCGCATATCGCATCGGACAGTCGATTGAACTGCTTACGCAAACGGACAAATCCATTGCCGATATCGCCGTAAGTGTCGGGCTGCAGGATGCCAATTACTTTGCGAGGATCTTCCGCAAGCATACGGGATTAACCCCTTCCGAGTTTCGAAAGCGAACCATCTCATGA
- a CDS encoding glycoside hydrolase family protein — translation MKAKLAEPLFDVSYVHQAPIVTEGSPGTEGNMFGFEGGFALKISGTYHLFTTEMAGLPIWTKTRLAYWRSRDLLHWERVGTLLESSGDFTGSDTHACLWSPMPIWEETQNRWVLTYVCYRSKPNTKEAWYRNYDGRIALAASETLGKDGMGGPYKELDIIMKPGAESADWEGLMGVDSFFPYMTDDGWKAWYGSSIEVNGLAAAPALSGPWERISYEAPVSRHTENPVVTKLQDGTYVAFFDGCGHLQKFGYMVSEDGLNWSEPIVIDLDGHPGKWWGLSRTPLGLIEEGEGEYTLLFTAYNRNFYDIPGIWSAGTDDVFDGYYASIGFIRLKDIRI, via the coding sequence ATGAAAGCTAAGCTCGCAGAGCCGTTATTCGATGTAAGTTATGTTCATCAAGCGCCTATCGTTACGGAAGGAAGTCCGGGTACAGAGGGTAATATGTTCGGTTTCGAAGGAGGGTTTGCGCTTAAAATCAGCGGAACTTATCATCTGTTTACGACAGAGATGGCAGGTCTCCCCATCTGGACAAAGACCAGGCTGGCCTATTGGCGAAGCCGTGATTTGCTGCACTGGGAGCGGGTCGGCACGTTGCTGGAATCCAGCGGAGACTTCACAGGCAGCGACACACATGCCTGCTTGTGGTCACCAATGCCGATATGGGAGGAGACGCAGAACCGATGGGTACTGACGTATGTCTGTTATCGGTCCAAGCCGAATACCAAGGAAGCCTGGTACCGAAATTATGACGGGCGCATTGCGCTGGCCGCCTCAGAGACGCTGGGCAAGGATGGAATGGGCGGACCTTATAAGGAACTGGACATTATTATGAAACCCGGGGCAGAATCAGCAGACTGGGAAGGATTGATGGGGGTAGACTCGTTCTTCCCTTATATGACTGATGATGGCTGGAAGGCGTGGTATGGCAGCTCCATCGAAGTCAATGGACTTGCGGCGGCTCCGGCGCTTAGCGGACCCTGGGAACGAATCTCATATGAGGCACCGGTAAGCCGGCATACGGAGAATCCGGTTGTCACTAAGCTGCAAGACGGAACCTATGTCGCTTTCTTCGACGGGTGCGGACATCTGCAGAAGTTTGGTTACATGGTCAGTGAGGATGGTCTAAACTGGTCTGAGCCTATCGTAATTGATCTGGACGGCCACCCCGGCAAATGGTGGGGACTGAGCCGCACACCTCTTGGCTTAATCGAGGAAGGCGAAGGTGAATATACGCTACTGTTCACCGCTTATAATCGTAATTTCTATGACATTCCCGGAATCTGGTCTGCGGGTACGGATGATGTGTTCGACGGGTATTATGCAAGTATTGGGTTTATTCGATTAAAGGATATCCGAATATAA
- a CDS encoding carbohydrate ABC transporter permease, translating to MPSTKQIRRTADETIFRGVSYTVITLLSIACLLPFIVIISGSLSNEEAILQYGYSLWPRDFSLDAYDAIFLNSGLLLKSYRVTVLVTLSGTLLGLFLTAMTAYVLSRRDFEWRNGFAFFFFFTTLFNGGIVPWYILCVQYFHLNDNFAGLVLPMLLNVFNIIIMKSFMSRIPDAITESAKIDGAGDFLIFLKLILPLSKPVLATIGLFIALNYWNDWFLSFIFMQNENYFTLQFTLYRVLTMAQALQSTAGTVAGTQAVIPTETLKLAMTVVATGPILLLYPFLQKYFVKGLTIGAVKG from the coding sequence ATGCCCTCTACTAAACAAATCCGGCGCACTGCCGACGAAACGATATTTCGGGGAGTGTCATACACCGTCATTACCTTGCTCTCGATAGCCTGCCTGTTGCCGTTCATCGTTATCATCTCAGGCTCGCTGTCTAATGAGGAAGCGATCTTGCAGTACGGATACAGCTTATGGCCGAGAGACTTCAGCCTGGATGCATATGATGCGATCTTCTTGAACTCGGGACTTCTGCTCAAATCCTACAGGGTGACGGTGCTTGTCACGTTGTCCGGCACGCTGCTCGGGCTGTTTCTGACCGCTATGACGGCCTATGTATTATCAAGGAGAGATTTCGAGTGGAGGAACGGATTCGCCTTCTTCTTCTTCTTCACCACCTTGTTTAACGGGGGCATTGTTCCTTGGTATATCCTTTGTGTACAGTACTTTCATCTGAATGACAACTTTGCCGGTCTGGTGCTGCCGATGCTGCTGAACGTGTTCAACATCATTATTATGAAGAGCTTCATGAGCCGAATACCGGATGCCATTACGGAATCCGCGAAGATCGACGGAGCGGGAGACTTCCTGATCTTCCTTAAGCTGATCCTGCCGCTGTCCAAACCCGTACTAGCCACTATTGGTTTGTTCATCGCGCTTAACTATTGGAACGATTGGTTCCTGAGCTTTATTTTCATGCAAAATGAGAACTACTTCACGCTGCAGTTTACGCTGTACCGCGTGCTGACGATGGCTCAGGCATTGCAGAGCACGGCGGGGACGGTGGCAGGCACGCAGGCTGTCATTCCGACCGAGACGTTGAAGCTGGCCATGACGGTTGTCGCAACCGGTCCGATTCTGCTCCTGTATCCTTTCCTGCAGAAATATTTTGTTAAAGGTCTGACCATCGGTGCTGTTAAAGGGTAA
- a CDS encoding carbohydrate binding domain-containing protein, with protein MFLYKWAKAVRIAVLMALAVPTGWMPVQVAEAASEQGVVLSKNPGFETGDATGYLSWGAIQYNNSSNAYKGSYAARIDAGSGIYQTVEGLSPNTAYTVKVYGKKETSGGSTGGLYVKNYGGSDQVAEFTSTAHTVYTLNFTTGSSSTSAEIGIWNGNNTGGNILYADELILILPAANLIQNPSFESGDASWTLWNNAGAVANNANSGSYSMRVGEAIGDRYQDITTGFTVGKTYTASGWGKVSKQGAVGYMVISAWNSSYVKLEEAIIPFYNWLEYTQNSATIVVPPNTVRLMVEVKNNEGNNGYAYFDDLILKENSGPTYYIDTAAPNDNNNGTSPSTPWKSIAKVNSTVFAPGSTILFKGGQTHNGNVQFDGSDLGTIASPITVASYGTGMATISAGNGSGIKLTNTYGYSIRNVILDGGNRLTNTGKGIDVNNNSSARKLKLLHVYNTTVTHFRTGIMQRTLLDTSTYHRKLEAANFINNNVHTVFEYGITSQELTSTGADRDGNGYAIGVNSDTVSHVYAGGNTIYDSVNPNDESCWGLFYGGKAYMLMVERNTAYDGRAKEGLWHWGGSNSVYQFNTVHDIYTSGADGDGINPGASSNALIQYNYIYNCDGAGVLLDIGYGEDFVARNTVTRYNTIHDTYMKYGGGLWGELYGGIAINGKGENHTIYNNTITTENGSPAITIQGAHYNWDPNSTNILGTNNFKIYNNILNAYNGSILLATSVSSSSTGEIKGNLYYTNGGSFKIINRYGSDTVYTSMSSWRSALGYETSSGADTSTTGNPQLANPTGSGSINNFKIGSTSAAKDKGLNLASLYGFDVGKIDIYQNGTPFNTSYDIGAHEFR; from the coding sequence ATGTTTCTTTACAAATGGGCTAAAGCGGTAAGGATTGCTGTGCTCATGGCTTTGGCGGTTCCAACGGGATGGATGCCTGTACAGGTGGCTGAAGCCGCAAGCGAGCAAGGAGTTGTGTTATCGAAAAACCCGGGGTTTGAAACCGGGGATGCGACGGGTTATCTGTCTTGGGGCGCGATCCAATATAATAACAGCTCGAATGCTTATAAAGGCAGTTATGCAGCGAGAATAGATGCCGGCAGCGGAATCTATCAGACGGTGGAAGGGTTAAGCCCGAACACGGCGTACACCGTAAAAGTGTACGGCAAGAAGGAGACTTCAGGCGGAAGCACAGGCGGACTGTATGTAAAGAATTATGGCGGCAGCGACCAAGTGGCTGAATTCACATCGACCGCTCACACCGTTTATACACTGAATTTCACAACAGGTTCAAGCTCAACTTCCGCTGAGATCGGCATCTGGAACGGGAATAACACAGGGGGCAACATCCTGTATGCGGATGAACTTATTCTAATATTGCCGGCTGCTAATCTGATTCAGAATCCGAGTTTTGAGTCTGGAGACGCGAGCTGGACGCTGTGGAACAACGCGGGCGCCGTTGCCAATAACGCGAATTCCGGAAGCTACAGTATGCGAGTCGGTGAAGCGATCGGGGACCGATATCAAGATATTACTACCGGCTTTACAGTCGGCAAGACCTATACCGCAAGCGGCTGGGGAAAAGTGAGCAAGCAGGGCGCCGTCGGTTACATGGTTATATCGGCTTGGAACAGCAGCTATGTGAAGCTGGAAGAAGCCATCATCCCCTTTTATAACTGGCTTGAATATACGCAGAACTCCGCAACAATTGTCGTACCTCCGAATACGGTACGTCTTATGGTAGAAGTGAAGAATAATGAAGGGAACAACGGTTACGCTTATTTTGACGATTTGATTCTGAAAGAAAACAGCGGACCGACGTATTATATCGATACAGCAGCGCCCAATGACAACAATAACGGGACGTCTCCGTCTACGCCATGGAAGTCGATTGCCAAGGTGAACAGCACGGTGTTTGCGCCGGGTTCCACCATCCTGTTCAAAGGCGGGCAAACGCATAACGGGAATGTTCAGTTTGACGGGAGTGATTTGGGTACGATTGCAAGTCCGATCACCGTTGCTTCCTATGGAACGGGCATGGCCACCATCTCTGCTGGGAATGGTTCGGGCATTAAGCTTACCAATACGTACGGATATTCGATACGCAATGTGATATTGGACGGGGGTAATCGGCTTACGAATACGGGAAAGGGGATTGATGTTAACAACAACAGCAGTGCAAGGAAGCTGAAACTTCTCCATGTCTATAATACGACAGTGACTCATTTCAGAACGGGCATTATGCAGAGAACGCTGCTGGACACATCCACGTATCACCGTAAACTCGAGGCGGCTAATTTTATCAATAATAACGTGCATACAGTCTTTGAATATGGCATCACTTCGCAGGAATTAACTTCAACCGGCGCCGACAGGGATGGGAATGGTTATGCCATTGGTGTAAACTCGGACACCGTCAGCCATGTCTATGCCGGAGGCAACACGATTTATGACAGTGTGAATCCGAATGACGAAAGTTGCTGGGGACTGTTCTACGGCGGTAAAGCTTATATGCTTATGGTGGAACGCAATACCGCTTACGACGGCAGAGCTAAAGAGGGATTATGGCACTGGGGCGGCAGCAACAGCGTCTATCAGTTCAATACGGTTCATGACATTTACACAAGCGGAGCAGACGGGGACGGCATTAATCCAGGCGCTTCCAGTAACGCACTGATTCAGTATAACTATATTTATAATTGTGATGGTGCCGGGGTGCTTCTGGATATCGGCTATGGGGAAGATTTTGTCGCAAGGAATACGGTTACCCGCTATAACACAATCCATGACACCTACATGAAGTACGGCGGCGGCCTGTGGGGCGAGTTGTACGGCGGAATTGCGATTAACGGCAAGGGAGAAAACCACACCATCTATAACAACACCATCACAACCGAGAACGGGTCGCCGGCCATTACGATACAAGGAGCGCATTATAACTGGGATCCGAATTCAACGAATATTCTCGGCACTAATAACTTCAAGATTTATAACAACATTCTGAATGCCTATAATGGCAGTATTTTGCTGGCAACCAGCGTATCTTCAAGCAGTACGGGAGAAATCAAAGGGAACTTGTATTATACAAACGGAGGTTCGTTCAAAATCATCAACCGGTACGGCAGTGACACGGTTTACACCAGCATGTCATCTTGGAGAAGTGCTCTGGGCTATGAGACGAGTTCGGGAGCGGACACGTCAACAACTGGCAACCCGCAGTTGGCTAACCCGACTGGGAGCGGATCCATTAACAACTTCAAGATTGGCTCAACCTCAGCCGCGAAGGACAAAGGCTTGAATCTTGCGTCCTTGTATGGTTTCGACGTAGGGAAGATCGATATTTATCAAAATGGAACTCCATTTAATACGTCATATGATATTGGAGCCCATGAGTTCAGATAA
- a CDS encoding ABC transporter permease, which produces MINALSQTARKVIKYRVMLLMLLPGILFFVMFSYLPMLGIVIAFKKLNYTDGIWGSPWVGFENFRFLFLSGNLGAIIRNTALYNLVFIILGNGLAIGVAIMLAELTSRLFKKTAQSLLFIPYFISWVVVGAFIYSIFNYEFGLLNSLLKTLHIEPVNIYDQPPAWVSIIISSYLWKNIGYFSIIYLAAISGIDQGLYEAAQIDGANVLQRIRFITLPSLIPTVVVLILLALGNVFRGDFNMFFQIVGDNAMVFGHTDVIDTFVTRSLLKTREFGMSSAAGLLQSTLCFVLIVTVNSVIRRVDKENALY; this is translated from the coding sequence ATGATTAACGCATTAAGTCAAACGGCTAGAAAAGTAATCAAGTACCGTGTCATGCTTCTTATGTTATTGCCCGGCATATTGTTCTTCGTGATGTTCAGTTATCTTCCAATGCTGGGAATCGTAATCGCTTTCAAAAAGTTGAATTACACGGACGGCATTTGGGGAAGTCCCTGGGTTGGTTTCGAGAATTTCAGGTTTTTATTTCTTTCCGGTAATTTGGGAGCGATTATTCGGAACACCGCTTTGTATAATCTTGTTTTTATTATATTAGGTAACGGCTTGGCTATCGGGGTCGCGATCATGCTTGCGGAATTGACGAGCCGCCTGTTTAAGAAAACGGCACAGTCTTTGTTGTTCATCCCTTACTTTATTTCATGGGTAGTTGTAGGCGCTTTCATCTATAGTATTTTCAACTATGAGTTCGGACTCTTGAACAGCCTGTTGAAAACCTTACATATCGAGCCTGTTAACATCTACGACCAGCCGCCGGCATGGGTTTCCATCATCATCTCGTCTTACTTGTGGAAAAACATCGGCTATTTCTCCATCATCTATCTGGCCGCCATATCCGGAATTGATCAGGGATTGTACGAGGCGGCGCAAATCGACGGGGCTAATGTGCTGCAGCGTATTCGATTCATAACACTGCCTTCGCTCATTCCGACTGTTGTGGTGCTCATTTTGCTTGCGCTCGGAAACGTATTCAGGGGCGATTTCAATATGTTCTTCCAGATTGTCGGCGACAACGCCATGGTATTCGGTCACACGGATGTGATCGATACGTTTGTGACAAGATCCCTGCTGAAAACACGGGAATTCGGCATGTCGTCCGCGGCGGGACTGCTGCAATCGACTTTGTGCTTCGTTCTCATCGTAACTGTAAATTCGGTCATAAGGAGAGTGGATAAAGAAAATGCCCTCTACTAA
- a CDS encoding response regulator: MYHVLLADDERLDLEGLKRLVPWESYQMSVDGAVNSGFSALDHMKNRSVDILVTDVNMPRMSGIELARAALEMNPSLKVIFVSGYEDFHYAQSALQMGACSYVLKHVDDVEFLSWALAAGCTTVIKPLRPHTKEVLAALLVRVFVFFGNAILPRQERQAMFLRVNS; encoded by the coding sequence ATGTATCATGTATTACTGGCCGATGACGAGCGATTAGATCTGGAAGGCTTAAAGAGACTAGTTCCGTGGGAATCCTATCAAATGTCTGTAGACGGAGCAGTGAACAGCGGGTTTTCCGCCTTGGATCATATGAAGAACCGGTCAGTGGATATTCTGGTTACGGATGTAAATATGCCTCGGATGTCAGGTATTGAATTAGCCCGGGCAGCCCTCGAGATGAATCCTTCTTTGAAGGTTATCTTTGTCAGCGGATACGAGGACTTTCATTATGCTCAATCGGCACTACAGATGGGTGCGTGCAGCTATGTGCTTAAGCATGTCGATGACGTCGAATTCCTTTCATGGGCTCTTGCAGCAGGATGCACGACAGTAATCAAACCCCTCCGACCGCATACGAAGGAAGTCCTTGCTGCTTTGCTGGTAAGGGTTTTTGTTTTTTTTGGAAATGCCATCTTACCTAGGCAGGAGCGACAAGCGATGTTTTTACGAGTGAATTCATAG
- a CDS encoding DUF3502 domain-containing protein, with amino-acid sequence MFKLHSLCLALLMVTVVILSGCSGGNKESKDAANNASNASVNTGNAVNTNTETAKEPNPLDTTEEKKLSIYLLGDAQADAGIVYDEVNKKLKSDLNATLDVKYIPWADWQSKYNLVFAAGEDFDGIYTGSWTGYAEQVTKGGFMEITEEMLQTYAPDYYKILQEKYPTALSETKINGKSYMLPAFDVWADSTMVTIRGDLREKYGLSEVKTIDDFDNYLMTVAKNEKTLVAFNASGQDMFQDYMNLAYYVPNNMMPVNTGMPYLAYKLGEEQPKIVNVLDDPAYRTALERAKKLADAGAIPKSVLTNKTRAQDTWKAGKTAAVPGGLAVVNGRQNEADSDHPEWKAETIDLWPDAVKAVGPGNGSGFAIHAGSKNWERLLMAYNLLITDKAYQTLTQVGIEGKHYTEDNGVYIKGPDGDKFANSSNCPWGWQNKDLMLRPGKGAWIRMDYDQKWRNEGKAISPVLSAMNFVDTDVKNELSAINNMIQTRGYILSSGKPKNIDSELQKLQSELKSAGIEKIQKAMQTQADAFIASR; translated from the coding sequence ATGTTTAAATTGCACAGCTTATGTCTAGCGCTTCTGATGGTGACCGTTGTTATTCTGTCAGGCTGCAGCGGCGGGAACAAGGAATCGAAAGATGCGGCCAATAACGCTTCAAACGCAAGCGTCAATACCGGAAACGCGGTAAATACAAACACGGAAACAGCCAAAGAGCCAAATCCGCTCGATACAACGGAAGAGAAGAAGCTCAGCATTTACCTGCTTGGTGACGCTCAAGCGGATGCGGGTATCGTCTATGATGAAGTCAATAAGAAACTGAAATCCGATCTTAACGCTACATTGGATGTGAAATATATTCCGTGGGCTGACTGGCAGAGCAAATATAATCTTGTGTTTGCTGCCGGAGAAGACTTTGACGGCATTTATACAGGCAGCTGGACTGGATATGCCGAGCAAGTAACCAAAGGCGGCTTCATGGAAATTACCGAAGAGATGCTCCAAACGTACGCACCCGACTACTACAAGATTCTGCAGGAGAAATATCCAACTGCGCTTAGTGAAACGAAGATCAACGGAAAAAGCTACATGCTTCCTGCATTTGACGTATGGGCAGACAGCACAATGGTAACCATTCGCGGCGATCTGCGCGAGAAATACGGCTTATCGGAAGTGAAGACGATCGATGACTTCGATAATTACCTTATGACCGTAGCGAAGAATGAGAAAACGCTTGTAGCGTTCAACGCGAGCGGGCAGGACATGTTCCAGGATTACATGAATCTCGCTTACTATGTGCCTAATAATATGATGCCGGTGAATACCGGCATGCCTTACCTCGCTTACAAGCTGGGCGAAGAGCAGCCAAAGATTGTTAATGTGCTGGATGACCCTGCTTACAGAACAGCGCTGGAGAGAGCGAAGAAGCTTGCGGATGCCGGAGCCATTCCGAAAAGCGTGCTTACGAATAAAACCCGCGCTCAAGACACATGGAAAGCGGGCAAAACAGCAGCTGTTCCGGGAGGACTCGCGGTTGTTAACGGACGCCAGAACGAAGCGGACTCTGATCATCCGGAGTGGAAAGCGGAGACGATTGATCTTTGGCCGGATGCGGTCAAAGCGGTCGGCCCGGGTAACGGTTCCGGCTTTGCGATCCACGCGGGCTCCAAGAATTGGGAACGTCTGTTGATGGCATACAATCTCCTGATTACAGACAAGGCTTACCAAACACTGACGCAGGTTGGTATTGAAGGCAAACACTACACTGAAGATAACGGTGTTTATATCAAGGGTCCTGACGGCGACAAATTTGCAAATTCAAGCAACTGTCCGTGGGGTTGGCAGAACAAAGATTTAATGCTTCGCCCGGGTAAAGGTGCATGGATCCGTATGGATTATGATCAGAAGTGGCGCAATGAAGGCAAGGCGATCTCGCCGGTGTTAAGCGCGATGAACTTTGTGGACACCGATGTGAAGAATGAATTGTCCGCGATCAACAACATGATTCAGACTCGCGGCTATATTCTCTCAAGCGGTAAACCCAAAAATATTGATAGTGAGCTGCAGAAGCTGCAAAGTGAACTGAAAAGCGCAGGCATTGAAAAAATACAAAAAGCGATGCAGACCCAAGCGGACGCGTTTATCGCCAGCAGATAA